From Streptomyces durmitorensis, a single genomic window includes:
- the efp gene encoding elongation factor P, which produces MASTNDLKNGLVLKLDGGQLWSVVEFQHVKPGKGPAFVRTKLKNVLSGKVVDKTFNAGVKVDTATIDKRDMQFSYMDGDYFVFMDMETYDQLHVDRKSVGDAANFLIEGFTASVAQHEGEVLFVELPAAVELVIQETEPGVQGDRSTGGTKPATLETGHQIQVPLFITTGEKIKVDTRDSGYLGRVNS; this is translated from the coding sequence GTGGCTTCCACGAACGACCTCAAGAACGGCCTGGTGCTCAAGCTCGACGGGGGCCAGCTCTGGTCCGTCGTCGAGTTCCAGCACGTCAAGCCCGGCAAGGGCCCCGCCTTTGTGCGCACGAAGCTCAAGAACGTGCTGTCCGGCAAGGTCGTCGACAAGACCTTCAACGCCGGCGTCAAGGTCGACACGGCGACGATCGACAAGCGCGACATGCAGTTCTCCTACATGGACGGCGACTACTTCGTCTTCATGGACATGGAGACGTACGACCAGCTGCACGTCGACCGCAAGTCCGTCGGTGACGCCGCCAACTTCCTGATCGAGGGCTTCACGGCCTCCGTCGCGCAGCACGAGGGCGAAGTTCTCTTCGTCGAGCTGCCGGCCGCCGTCGAGCTGGTCATCCAGGAGACCGAGCCCGGCGTCCAGGGCGACCGCTCCACCGGCGGCACCAAGCCCGCGACGCTGGAGACCGGCCACCAGATCCAGGTGCCGCTCTTCATCACCACCGGCGAGAAGATCAAGGTCGACACCCGTGACAGTGGCTACCTCGGCCGGGTGAACAGCTAA
- the aroB gene encoding 3-dehydroquinate synthase, whose product MTEIAGTAGPTPTRIQVGGTAGTEPYEVLVGRQLLGELPGLIGEQTKRVAIIHPEALAETGDALRQDLADQGYEVVAIQVPNAEEAKTAEVAAYCWKALGQSGFTRSDIIIGVGGGASTDLAGFVAATWLRGVRWIAVPTTVLGMVDAAVGGKTGINTAEGKNLVGSFHPPTGVLCDLAALDSLPVNDFVSGLAEIIKAGFIADPVILELIEQDPQGARSPQGPHTAELIERSIKVKAEVVSGDLKESGLREILNYGHTLAHAIEKNERYKWRHGAAVSVGMAFAAELGRLAGRLDDATADRHRTVLESVGLPLSYRYDQWPKLLETMKVDKKSRGDLLRFIVLDGLGKPTVLEGPDPAVLLAAYGEVAK is encoded by the coding sequence ATGACGGAGATTGCTGGGACGGCGGGGCCCACGCCCACCCGCATCCAGGTCGGCGGTACCGCGGGCACCGAGCCGTACGAGGTGCTGGTCGGACGCCAGCTCCTCGGTGAGCTGCCCGGCCTGATCGGCGAGCAGACCAAGCGCGTCGCGATCATCCACCCGGAGGCCCTCGCCGAGACCGGCGACGCGCTGCGCCAGGATCTGGCCGACCAGGGGTACGAGGTCGTGGCCATCCAGGTGCCGAACGCCGAGGAGGCCAAGACCGCCGAGGTCGCCGCGTACTGCTGGAAGGCCCTTGGCCAGTCCGGCTTCACCCGCAGCGACATCATCATCGGCGTCGGCGGCGGAGCCAGCACCGACCTCGCCGGGTTCGTGGCCGCGACCTGGCTGCGCGGGGTCCGCTGGATCGCAGTTCCGACCACCGTGCTCGGCATGGTGGACGCCGCGGTCGGCGGCAAGACCGGCATCAACACCGCCGAGGGCAAGAACCTCGTGGGCTCCTTCCACCCGCCCACGGGCGTGCTCTGCGACCTGGCCGCGCTCGACTCGCTGCCGGTCAACGACTTCGTGTCGGGTCTCGCGGAGATCATCAAGGCCGGTTTCATCGCCGACCCGGTGATCCTCGAACTGATCGAGCAGGACCCGCAGGGCGCGCGCAGCCCGCAGGGTCCGCACACCGCCGAGCTGATCGAGCGCTCCATCAAGGTCAAGGCCGAGGTCGTGTCCGGCGACCTCAAGGAGTCGGGCCTGCGCGAGATCCTCAACTACGGTCACACGCTGGCGCACGCCATCGAGAAGAACGAGCGCTACAAGTGGCGCCACGGTGCCGCGGTCTCCGTCGGCATGGCCTTCGCGGCCGAACTCGGCCGCCTCGCAGGGCGGTTGGACGACGCGACCGCCGACCGGCACCGCACCGTCCTTGAGTCGGTCGGCCTGCCCCTGAGCTACCGCTACGACCAGTGGCCCAAGCTCCTGGAGACCATGAAGGTCGACAAGAAGTCCCGCGGTGACCTGCTGCGCTTCATCGTCCTCGACGGCCTGGGCAAGCCGACCGTCCTGGAGGGACCCGACCCGGCGGTGCTGCTCGCCGCGTACGGCGAAGTGGCGAAGTAG
- a CDS encoding transcriptional regulator BldD: MSSEYAKQLGAKLRAIRTQQGLSLHGVEEKSQGRWKAVVVGSYERGDRAVTVQRLAELADFYGVPVQELLPGTAPGGAAEPPPKLVLDLERLAHVPQEKAGPLQRYAATIQSQRGDYNGKVLSIRQDDLRTLAVIYDQSPSVLTEQLISWGVLDADARRAVAHDDV, from the coding sequence ATGTCCAGCGAATACGCCAAACAGCTCGGGGCCAAGCTCCGCGCCATCCGTACCCAGCAGGGCCTTTCCCTCCACGGCGTCGAGGAGAAGTCCCAGGGACGCTGGAAGGCGGTCGTGGTCGGTTCGTACGAACGCGGCGACCGCGCCGTGACCGTACAGCGCCTTGCCGAGCTGGCGGACTTCTACGGCGTCCCGGTCCAGGAGCTGCTGCCCGGCACCGCTCCCGGCGGTGCGGCCGAGCCGCCGCCCAAGCTCGTTCTCGACCTTGAGCGCCTCGCGCACGTCCCGCAGGAGAAGGCGGGCCCCCTGCAGCGGTATGCCGCCACGATCCAGTCGCAGCGCGGTGACTACAACGGCAAGGTGCTCTCGATCCGCCAGGACGACCTGCGCACCCTCGCCGTGATCTATGACCAGTCGCCCTCGGTTCTCACCGAGCAGCTGATCAGCTGGGGCGTCCTGGACGCGGACGCGCGCCGCGCCGTCGCCCACGACGACGTCTGA
- a CDS encoding Pro-rich N-terminal domain-containing protein — translation MQHAVGSPLPPPHQPGHGPATGWSPAAHHPSGPPPGAAPGGPPPPAPGFAGAPHPPGTAPHPQGPAPHPHAPAPQHVAPGASQHSHAPVPPTPDTTGHIQLPPGGPVAMPSPPPGTAQADTGGTTLAVLLIGPAGAGKTSVAKFWAEHRRVPTAHISLDDVREWVRSGFADPQSGWNDHSEAQYRLARRTCGFAARNFLANGISCILDDAVFPDRPVVGLGGWKRHVGPGLLPVVLLPGLEIVLERNAERSGNRRLTDEEVARIHGRMAGWYGSGLPIIDNSQLDVPATARVLDDVLARSIASPPQW, via the coding sequence ATGCAGCACGCAGTGGGGTCTCCGCTGCCGCCGCCCCATCAGCCGGGGCACGGACCGGCCACCGGCTGGTCCCCGGCCGCACACCACCCGAGCGGTCCGCCGCCGGGTGCCGCGCCGGGCGGCCCACCGCCTCCCGCGCCGGGCTTCGCCGGCGCACCGCACCCCCCGGGCACGGCCCCCCATCCGCAGGGACCGGCCCCGCACCCGCACGCCCCGGCGCCGCAGCACGTGGCGCCGGGCGCCTCGCAGCACAGCCACGCGCCCGTGCCCCCGACCCCGGACACCACGGGCCACATCCAGCTCCCGCCCGGCGGCCCCGTCGCCATGCCGAGCCCGCCGCCCGGCACCGCCCAGGCGGACACCGGCGGCACCACGCTGGCCGTCCTCCTGATCGGACCCGCGGGCGCGGGCAAGACGAGCGTCGCCAAGTTCTGGGCGGAGCACCGCAGGGTGCCGACCGCCCACATCAGCCTCGACGACGTCCGCGAATGGGTGCGCTCGGGCTTCGCGGACCCCCAGTCGGGCTGGAACGACCACTCCGAGGCGCAGTACCGCCTGGCTCGCCGCACCTGCGGCTTCGCCGCACGCAACTTCCTGGCCAACGGCATCTCCTGCATCCTCGACGACGCGGTCTTCCCCGACCGCCCGGTCGTCGGCCTCGGCGGCTGGAAGCGCCATGTGGGCCCCGGCCTGCTGCCGGTGGTCCTGCTGCCAGGGCTGGAGATCGTCCTGGAGCGGAACGCGGAGCGCAGCGGAAACCGCCGCCTCACGGACGAGGAAGTGGCCCGCATCCACGGCCGCATGGCCGGTTGGTACGGCTCGGGGCTGCCCATCATCGACAACTCCCAGCTGGACGTGCCCGCCACGGCCCGGGTCCTTGACGACGTCCTCGCCCGTTCCATCGCGAGCCCGCCGCAGTGGTAG
- a CDS encoding shikimate dehydrogenase yields the protein MSNERRAAVLGSPIAHSLSPVLHRAAYGELGLVDWTYDLFDVDEAALPGFIEGLGPEWAGLSLTMPLKRAVIPLLDEVSETAASVEAVNTVVLTDDGRRLGDNTDIPGMVAALRERGIEQVESAAILGAGATASSALAALARICTGEVVAYVRSEARAAEMRQWGERLDVEVRTEDWADAERALSAPLVIATTPAGATDALSAAVPERPATLFDVLYDPWPTALAARWSMYGGAVVSGLDLLVHQAVLQVEQMTGRTPAPLVAMRKAGEHALAAR from the coding sequence ATGAGCAATGAGCGCAGAGCCGCAGTCCTCGGCTCACCCATCGCCCATTCCCTCTCCCCGGTGCTGCACCGCGCCGCATACGGGGAGCTGGGCCTGGTCGACTGGACGTACGACCTGTTCGACGTCGACGAGGCGGCCCTGCCCGGCTTCATCGAGGGGCTCGGTCCCGAGTGGGCCGGGCTCTCGCTGACGATGCCGCTCAAGCGCGCGGTGATCCCGCTGCTCGACGAGGTCAGCGAGACCGCCGCCTCCGTCGAGGCGGTCAACACCGTCGTCCTGACGGACGACGGGCGTCGCCTCGGCGACAACACCGACATCCCCGGCATGGTCGCCGCCCTGCGGGAACGCGGCATCGAGCAGGTCGAATCGGCCGCGATCCTCGGCGCGGGCGCCACCGCGTCCTCCGCGCTCGCCGCGCTCGCGCGGATCTGCACGGGCGAGGTCGTCGCGTACGTACGCAGCGAGGCGCGCGCCGCCGAGATGCGGCAGTGGGGCGAGCGGCTCGACGTGGAGGTGCGGACGGAGGACTGGGCGGACGCCGAACGCGCGCTGAGCGCGCCGCTGGTGATCGCCACGACGCCCGCGGGCGCGACCGACGCGCTGTCGGCCGCCGTGCCCGAGCGGCCCGCGACCCTCTTCGACGTCCTGTACGACCCGTGGCCCACCGCTCTCGCGGCCCGCTGGTCGATGTACGGCGGAGCCGTCGTCAGCGGGCTCGACCTTCTCGTGCATCAGGCGGTGCTGCAGGTCGAGCAGATGACCGGGCGCACGCCCGCGCCGCTGGTCGCGATGCGCAAGGCGGGGGAACACGCGCTGGCCGCCCGCTGA
- a CDS encoding aspartate carbamoyltransferase catalytic subunit, with product MMRHLISAADLTRDDAVLILDTADEMARVADRPIKKLPALRGRTICNLFFEDSTRTRISFEAAEKRLSADVINFAAKGSSVSKGESLKDTAQTLEAMGVDAVVIRHGASGAPYRLATSGWIDAPVINAGDGTHQHPTQALLDAFTMRRRLVGKDEGLGKDLSGKRITLVGDVLHSRVARSNVDLLHTLGAQVTLVAPPTLVPVGVDTWPCDVSYDLDRVLPKSDAVMMLRVQRERMNAAFFPTEREYSRRYGLDGERMAKMPEHAIVMHPGPMVRGMEITAEVADSDRCTVIEQVANGVHTRMAVLYLLLGGNEPAVTHTRPTGSEEK from the coding sequence ATGATGCGACACCTCATCTCGGCCGCCGACCTCACCCGCGACGACGCCGTTCTCATCCTCGACACCGCCGACGAGATGGCCCGGGTCGCCGACCGGCCGATCAAGAAGCTGCCCGCGCTGCGCGGCCGCACGATCTGCAACCTGTTCTTCGAGGACTCGACCCGGACCCGGATCTCCTTCGAGGCCGCCGAGAAGCGCCTCTCCGCCGACGTCATCAACTTCGCCGCCAAGGGATCGAGCGTCTCCAAGGGCGAGTCGCTCAAGGACACCGCCCAGACCCTGGAGGCGATGGGCGTCGACGCCGTCGTCATCCGGCACGGCGCGTCCGGTGCCCCCTACCGGCTCGCCACCTCCGGCTGGATCGACGCCCCGGTGATCAACGCCGGCGACGGCACCCACCAGCACCCCACGCAGGCCCTGCTCGACGCCTTCACCATGCGGCGCCGGCTCGTCGGCAAGGACGAGGGCCTCGGCAAGGACCTGAGCGGCAAGCGCATCACGCTCGTCGGCGACGTCCTGCACAGCCGGGTCGCACGCTCGAACGTCGACCTCCTGCACACCCTGGGCGCCCAGGTCACCCTGGTCGCCCCGCCCACGCTCGTGCCGGTCGGCGTCGACACCTGGCCCTGCGACGTGTCGTACGACCTGGACCGCGTGCTCCCGAAGTCCGACGCCGTGATGATGCTGCGCGTGCAGCGCGAGCGCATGAACGCCGCGTTCTTCCCGACCGAGCGCGAGTACTCGCGTCGCTACGGCCTGGACGGCGAGCGCATGGCGAAGATGCCCGAGCACGCCATCGTGATGCACCCGGGCCCGATGGTGCGCGGCATGGAGATCACCGCCGAGGTCGCCGACTCCGACCGCTGCACGGTCATCGAGCAGGTCGCCAACGGCGTCCACACCCGGATGGCCGTCCTCTACCTGCTCCTGGGCGGCAACGAACCCGCCGTCACCCACACCCGCCCCACCGGTTCCGAGGAGAAGTAA
- the mltG gene encoding endolytic transglycosylase MltG — protein sequence MTEYGRGPGSEPWHPEDPLYGDGGWGGQQPSGGQSTYGGQGQYHPQQPQQHAQYEDWSTGQQQAYGSQQYGGPAAQQQYNGGGGQDPQYNGGQAEQQYNGGQDQYNGGWDTGQQGQVPYSGDPADPYGNQPGGYGAESPDYYGTPDAYPPPEPPSRRRPEPEPQKDWDPGPDQGEHAFFSGADDDEDEYDDEPGRRGGRGDRRGGRGGKKPKKRRSGCACLVVTLVFGGGLAGVGYFGYQFYQDRFGTAPDYAGEGTGLATVDIPKDSGGYVIGQKLKDAGVVKSVDAFVSAQAQNPNGNSIQDGVYVLKKEMSAKSAVELMLSPKSRNNLIIPEGKRNSWVYKQIDTRLELEKGTTEGIAKKKWKTLGLPDWANNNKDIKDPLEGFLYPSSYPVAKGQKPETVLKKMVSHANAKYDELGLKAKAAELNLKDPLQVLTVASLVQAEGKYKHDFEKVATVVYNRLKTNNTETYGLLDFDSTVNYAKAESTLETGTVDDLRKFDDPYNTYKIKGLPPGPIGNPGDEALKSALNPAKGNWYYFVSINADTTLFAETNEQHERNRQKYLEEQKKNSG from the coding sequence GCCGGGGCCCAGGCTCCGAACCGTGGCATCCCGAGGACCCGTTGTACGGGGACGGCGGATGGGGAGGACAGCAGCCTTCGGGCGGCCAGTCCACCTACGGCGGCCAGGGGCAGTACCACCCTCAGCAGCCGCAGCAGCATGCGCAGTACGAGGACTGGAGCACGGGCCAGCAGCAGGCCTACGGCTCGCAGCAGTACGGCGGGCCCGCCGCCCAGCAGCAGTACAACGGAGGCGGCGGCCAGGACCCGCAGTACAACGGCGGCCAGGCGGAGCAGCAGTACAACGGCGGCCAGGACCAGTACAACGGCGGCTGGGACACGGGCCAGCAGGGTCAGGTCCCGTACTCCGGCGATCCTGCGGACCCCTACGGCAACCAGCCGGGCGGCTACGGCGCGGAGAGCCCGGACTACTACGGCACTCCCGACGCCTACCCCCCGCCGGAGCCGCCGTCCCGCCGACGCCCCGAACCCGAGCCGCAGAAGGACTGGGATCCGGGCCCGGACCAGGGCGAGCACGCCTTCTTCTCCGGTGCCGATGACGACGAGGACGAGTACGACGACGAGCCGGGCCGCCGTGGTGGCCGCGGGGACCGTCGAGGCGGCCGGGGCGGCAAGAAGCCGAAGAAGCGCAGGAGCGGCTGCGCCTGCCTGGTCGTGACGCTGGTCTTCGGCGGCGGTCTCGCCGGGGTCGGCTATTTCGGCTACCAGTTCTACCAGGACCGATTCGGTACGGCGCCGGACTACGCGGGCGAGGGAACCGGCCTCGCGACCGTCGACATCCCGAAGGATTCCGGCGGCTATGTGATCGGCCAGAAACTGAAGGACGCCGGCGTCGTCAAGAGCGTGGACGCGTTTGTCTCCGCGCAGGCGCAGAATCCCAATGGCAATTCCATTCAGGACGGCGTCTACGTCCTGAAGAAGGAAATGTCGGCCAAGAGCGCGGTCGAACTGATGCTCAGCCCGAAGAGCCGCAATAACCTCATCATTCCCGAGGGTAAGCGGAACTCGTGGGTCTACAAGCAGATCGACACTCGCCTGGAACTCGAAAAGGGAACCACTGAGGGTATCGCCAAGAAGAAATGGAAGACTCTCGGTCTTCCTGACTGGGCGAACAACAACAAGGACATCAAGGATCCGCTCGAGGGCTTCCTCTATCCCTCCAGTTACCCGGTCGCCAAGGGCCAGAAGCCGGAGACCGTCCTCAAGAAGATGGTCTCCCACGCCAACGCGAAGTACGACGAGTTGGGCCTCAAGGCGAAGGCCGCCGAGCTGAACCTGAAGGACCCGTTGCAGGTGCTGACGGTGGCGAGCCTTGTCCAGGCGGAAGGCAAGTACAAGCACGACTTCGAGAAGGTCGCGACGGTCGTCTACAACCGCCTCAAGACGAACAACACCGAGACGTACGGCCTCCTCGACTTCGACTCGACGGTGAATTACGCCAAGGCCGAAAGCACCCTGGAAACCGGAACGGTCGACGACCTGCGCAAGTTCGACGACCCGTACAACACGTACAAGATCAAGGGCCTGCCCCCCGGGCCGATCGGCAACCCCGGAGATGAGGCGCTCAAGTCCGCGCTCAACCCGGCCAAGGGGAACTGGTACTACTTCGTCTCCATCAACGCGGACACTACGTTGTTCGCCGAGACGAATGAGCAGCATGAGCGCAATCGTCAGAAGTACCTCGAGGAACAGAAGAAGAATTCCGGCTGA
- a CDS encoding shikimate kinase — translation MTGPQIVLVGPMGVGKSTVGALLAERLGTVYRDTDADIVAAQGREIADIFVDEGEPHFRDLEREAVRTALAEHEGILALGGGAILDESTRALLAPHPVVYLSMDVEEAVKRTGLNVARPLLAVNPRKQWRELMDARRQFYAEVARAVVATDDRTPEEVAQAVLDALELKEA, via the coding sequence GTGACCGGCCCGCAGATCGTTCTGGTCGGTCCGATGGGCGTGGGCAAGTCGACGGTGGGCGCCCTGCTCGCCGAGCGCCTCGGCACCGTCTACCGGGACACCGACGCCGACATCGTGGCCGCACAGGGCCGGGAGATCGCGGACATCTTCGTGGACGAAGGTGAGCCGCACTTCCGAGACCTGGAGCGGGAGGCCGTGCGTACGGCGCTCGCCGAGCACGAGGGCATCCTCGCGCTCGGCGGGGGCGCGATCCTCGACGAGTCGACCCGCGCGCTCCTGGCCCCGCACCCCGTCGTCTATCTGTCGATGGACGTCGAGGAGGCGGTCAAGCGCACCGGCCTGAACGTCGCGCGCCCGCTGCTCGCGGTCAACCCGCGCAAGCAGTGGCGCGAACTGATGGACGCCCGCCGCCAGTTCTACGCCGAAGTCGCCCGCGCCGTCGTCGCCACCGACGACCGCACCCCCGAAGAGGTCGCCCAAGCGGTCCTCGACGCACTGGAGTTGAAGGAAGCATGA
- the pyrR gene encoding bifunctional pyr operon transcriptional regulator/uracil phosphoribosyltransferase PyrR, producing MDSHDKNEPDVARPVLEGPDIARVLTRIAHEIVERAKGADDVVLLGIPTRGVFLARRLAEKLEEITGRTIPVGSLDITMYRDDLRMHPPRALARTEIPGDGIDGRLVVLVDDVLFSGRTIRAALDGLNDIGRPRAVQLAVLVDRGHRELPIRADYVGKNLPTSLRETVKVQLAEEDGRDAVLLGAKPASA from the coding sequence ATGGACTCGCACGACAAGAACGAACCCGATGTCGCCCGGCCCGTGCTCGAAGGCCCGGACATCGCACGGGTGTTGACCCGTATCGCACACGAGATCGTCGAGCGCGCCAAAGGCGCCGACGACGTGGTGCTGCTCGGCATTCCCACCCGTGGCGTCTTCCTCGCCCGGCGACTCGCCGAGAAGCTCGAAGAAATCACCGGACGCACGATCCCGGTTGGCTCACTCGACATCACGATGTACCGCGACGATCTGCGCATGCACCCGCCGCGCGCACTCGCCCGCACCGAGATCCCCGGTGACGGCATCGACGGCCGCCTCGTCGTCCTCGTCGACGACGTGCTCTTCTCCGGCCGCACCATCCGCGCCGCCCTCGACGGCCTGAACGACATCGGCCGTCCGCGCGCGGTGCAGCTCGCCGTCCTCGTCGACCGCGGCCACCGCGAACTCCCGATCCGCGCCGACTACGTCGGCAAGAACCTCCCCACGTCGTTGCGGGAGACGGTCAAGGTCCAGCTCGCCGAGGAGGACGGCCGCGACGCCGTGCTGCTCGGTGCCAAGCCCGCTTCCGCGTAG
- a CDS encoding aminopeptidase P family protein gives MSEVYAARRERLRERCAAGGSASALVSRPANVRYLAGAAPQGAVLLLGRTEDLLLCGRPLGDEQGEGRPDEGLRVQLLDASGGDAAVAGADLAAAQGADSLAVEEHDLTVARHRALGSVAPRLRLADLGGAVEQLRLVKDEEEISCLRIGSEIADQALGELLESILVGRTERHLALELERRLVDHGADGPAFPTSVATGPNSGRGAHRPSDRRVEEGDFLSVCLGASYRGYRCEIGRTFVIGTSPADWQIELYDLVFAAQRAGREALAPGAAYRDIDRAARHVLDSAGYADGLAPLMGHGVGLEIDEDPQLAPAAMGKLDACVPVTVEPGVHIPGRGGVRIDDTLVVRPEADGGPELLTITTKELLAL, from the coding sequence ATGTCAGAGGTGTACGCGGCCCGCCGAGAGCGGCTGAGGGAGCGTTGTGCCGCGGGCGGCAGCGCGTCGGCGCTGGTCTCCCGCCCCGCCAACGTGCGGTATCTCGCGGGAGCGGCGCCGCAGGGTGCCGTGCTCCTGCTGGGCAGGACCGAGGATCTGCTGCTGTGCGGCAGGCCGCTCGGCGACGAGCAGGGCGAGGGGCGGCCCGACGAGGGGCTGCGGGTGCAGCTGCTCGACGCGTCCGGCGGGGACGCCGCCGTCGCGGGCGCCGATCTCGCGGCCGCGCAGGGCGCCGATTCGCTCGCCGTCGAGGAGCACGACCTCACGGTCGCCCGGCACCGCGCCCTGGGATCCGTCGCGCCGCGGCTGCGGCTCGCGGACCTCGGGGGAGCGGTCGAACAACTGCGGCTGGTCAAGGACGAGGAGGAGATCTCCTGCCTGCGGATCGGCTCCGAGATCGCCGACCAGGCCCTCGGCGAGCTGCTCGAATCGATTCTCGTGGGGCGTACGGAACGTCATCTCGCCTTGGAGCTCGAACGCCGCCTCGTCGATCACGGCGCGGACGGGCCCGCCTTCCCGACCTCCGTCGCCACCGGGCCGAACTCGGGCAGGGGCGCCCATCGGCCGTCGGACCGGCGGGTGGAGGAGGGGGATTTCCTCTCCGTGTGCCTGGGGGCCAGTTATCGCGGCTATCGTTGTGAGATCGGGCGTACGTTCGTCATCGGTACGTCTCCCGCGGACTGGCAGATCGAGCTGTACGACCTCGTCTTCGCCGCTCAGCGGGCAGGCAGGGAGGCTCTCGCACCGGGCGCCGCCTACCGTGACATCGACCGTGCGGCACGGCATGTACTGGACTCCGCGGGGTATGCGGACGGTCTCGCTCCGCTGATGGGACACGGTGTGGGGCTCGAAATCGACGAGGACCCGCAGTTGGCGCCCGCGGCCATGGGTAAACTGGACGCCTGCGTGCCGGTCACCGTCGAACCGGGGGTTCACATCCCGGGACGGGGTGGTGTCCGGATCGATGACACGCTCGTCGTGCGCCCCGAGGCGGACGGCGGACCCGAGCTACTCACCATTACGACCAAGGAGCTGCTCGCGCTCTAG
- the nusB gene encoding transcription antitermination factor NusB yields the protein MAARNTARKRAFQILFEADQRGTDVLTVLADWVRHSRSDTRQPPVSEFTMELVEGYAQHERHIDELISQYAVGWTLDRMPVVDRNILRIGAYELIWVDATPDAVVIDESVQLAKEFSTDDSPSFVNGLLGRFKDLKPSLRRDEA from the coding sequence GTGGCTGCTCGTAATACGGCCCGCAAGCGCGCCTTCCAGATCCTTTTCGAGGCCGACCAGCGTGGTACCGACGTCTTGACGGTCCTCGCGGACTGGGTGCGTCACTCGCGGTCCGACACCCGGCAGCCGCCGGTCAGCGAGTTCACGATGGAGCTGGTCGAGGGGTATGCCCAGCACGAGCGCCACATCGACGAGCTGATCTCGCAGTACGCCGTCGGGTGGACCCTGGACAGGATGCCGGTCGTCGACCGCAACATCCTGCGGATCGGTGCCTACGAGCTGATCTGGGTCGACGCGACGCCGGACGCCGTGGTGATCGACGAGTCCGTGCAGCTCGCCAAGGAGTTCTCCACGGACGACTCGCCGTCCTTCGTGAACGGCCTGCTCGGCCGCTTCAAGGACCTGAAGCCGAGTCTGCGCCGCGACGAGGCGTAA
- the aroC gene encoding chorismate synthase: MSRLRWLTAGESHGPALVATLEGLPAGVPITTEMVADHLARRRLGYGRGARMKFERDEVTFLGGVRHGLTMGSPIAIMVGNTEWPKWEQVMAADPVDPEILADLARNAPLTRPRPGHADLAGMQKYGFDEARPILERASARETAARVALGAVARSYLKETAGIEIVSHVTELASAKAPYGVYPTPADVEKLDADPVRCLDADASKAMVAEIDQAHKDGDTLGGVVEVLAYGVPVGLGSHVHWDRRLDARLAAALMGIQAIKGVEVGDGFDLARVPGSKAHDEIVSTEDGIRRTSGRSGGTEGGLTTGELLRVRAAMKPIATVPRALATVDVATGEATKAHHQRSDVCAVPAAGIVAEAMVALTLADAVAEKFGGDSVPETRRNVQSYLDNLQIR; this comes from the coding sequence TTGAGCAGGTTGCGTTGGCTGACCGCGGGAGAGTCCCACGGACCCGCACTTGTCGCGACGCTGGAGGGTCTTCCCGCCGGCGTGCCGATCACCACGGAGATGGTGGCGGACCACCTGGCCCGGCGGCGCCTCGGCTATGGGCGCGGTGCGCGCATGAAGTTCGAGCGCGACGAGGTCACCTTCCTGGGCGGCGTCCGGCACGGCCTGACCATGGGCTCGCCGATCGCGATCATGGTGGGCAACACCGAGTGGCCCAAGTGGGAACAGGTCATGGCGGCCGACCCGGTCGACCCGGAGATCCTCGCCGACCTGGCCCGCAACGCCCCGCTGACCCGGCCACGGCCCGGCCACGCGGACCTCGCGGGCATGCAGAAGTACGGCTTCGACGAGGCCAGGCCGATCCTGGAGCGCGCCTCCGCACGTGAGACCGCGGCCCGCGTCGCGCTCGGCGCGGTCGCCCGTTCGTACCTCAAGGAGACGGCCGGCATCGAGATCGTCAGCCACGTGACCGAGCTGGCGAGCGCCAAGGCTCCGTACGGCGTCTACCCGACCCCCGCCGACGTCGAGAAGCTCGACGCCGACCCCGTGCGCTGCCTCGACGCGGACGCGAGCAAGGCGATGGTCGCCGAGATCGACCAGGCCCACAAGGACGGCGACACCCTGGGGGGTGTGGTCGAGGTCCTCGCGTACGGCGTGCCCGTCGGGCTCGGCTCGCACGTGCACTGGGACCGGCGGCTCGACGCGCGGCTCGCCGCCGCGCTCATGGGCATTCAGGCCATCAAGGGCGTCGAGGTCGGCGACGGTTTCGACCTCGCACGGGTGCCGGGCTCCAAGGCGCACGACGAGATCGTCTCCACGGAGGACGGCATCCGGCGCACCTCCGGCCGCTCCGGCGGCACCGAGGGCGGCCTGACCACCGGTGAGCTGCTGCGCGTGCGCGCCGCGATGAAGCCCATCGCGACCGTGCCGCGTGCGCTCGCCACTGTCGACGTCGCCACCGGTGAGGCCACCAAGGCGCACCACCAGCGCTCCGACGTGTGTGCGGTCCCGGCCGCCGGCATCGTCGCCGAGGCGATGGTCGCGCTGACCCTGGCCGACGCCGTCGCCGAGAAGTTCGGCGGCGACAGCGTGCCCGAGACCCGGCGGAACGTGCAGTCGTACCTCGACAACCTGCAGATCCGGTGA